One genomic window of Cupriavidus oxalaticus includes the following:
- a CDS encoding TGS domain-containing protein, which translates to MPANLSPEYKQAEQAYRLARQPREQLECLKEMLRVIPKHKGTERLQADIKSRIRELTHESAGHGKAARKGPSHAVHAEGAAQLCLIGPSGAGKSSLHAQLTGSGSEAGPYPHPTQFPVPAMLPFEDIAFQLVDLPPVSAEFMQPGITDMVRVTDGVLLVVDLSAPDCTEQLALILRRLAEARINLSERWPGEADSPAASAASPASAPDPFSVHLPALLLANKADLASPDDAAVLEDLLGVHFPALATSATRGQGLAEIGPFLFRALGIVRVYTKAPGKPVEQSRPFTMRRGDTVLDVALRVHPDLARTFKFARIWGSGKFSGQQVGADHPVADRDVVELHA; encoded by the coding sequence ATGCCAGCAAACCTCTCTCCCGAGTACAAACAGGCCGAGCAGGCCTATCGGCTGGCGCGCCAGCCGCGTGAGCAGCTCGAGTGCCTGAAGGAGATGCTCCGTGTCATTCCCAAGCACAAGGGGACGGAGCGCCTGCAAGCCGATATCAAATCGCGGATCAGGGAACTGACCCACGAATCCGCGGGCCACGGGAAGGCGGCTCGCAAGGGGCCGTCACATGCGGTGCATGCCGAAGGCGCGGCCCAGCTCTGCCTGATCGGCCCGTCCGGCGCGGGAAAATCCAGCCTGCATGCGCAGCTGACAGGATCGGGCAGCGAGGCCGGGCCCTATCCTCACCCAACCCAGTTTCCGGTCCCCGCCATGTTGCCGTTCGAGGACATTGCATTCCAGCTCGTGGACCTGCCACCTGTCTCAGCCGAATTCATGCAACCCGGGATCACCGACATGGTGCGGGTGACAGACGGCGTGCTGCTCGTGGTCGACCTGAGTGCGCCCGACTGTACGGAACAGCTGGCGCTGATTCTCCGGCGACTCGCCGAAGCCAGGATCAACCTGTCGGAGCGCTGGCCAGGCGAGGCGGACAGCCCTGCCGCATCGGCCGCATCGCCGGCGTCGGCGCCTGACCCGTTCAGTGTCCACCTCCCTGCACTGCTGCTGGCCAACAAGGCCGATCTCGCCAGCCCCGACGACGCGGCCGTGCTCGAAGACCTGCTCGGCGTACATTTTCCGGCGCTCGCAACCTCGGCAACCCGCGGACAAGGACTGGCCGAAATCGGTCCGTTTCTTTTCAGGGCCCTGGGCATTGTGCGTGTTTACACCAAGGCCCCCGGGAAACCCGTCGAGCAGAGTCGGCCGTTTACGATGCGCCGCGGCGACACCGTACTGGATGTCGCCCTGCGGGTGCACCCGGATCTCGCGCGTACGTTCAAATTCGCCCGCATCTGGGGGAGCGGCAAGTTCAGCGGGCAGCAGGTGGGCGCCGATCATCCGGTCGCCGATCGGGACGTCGTGGAACTGCATGCATAG